The Solibacillus sp. FSL W7-1464 genome contains a region encoding:
- a CDS encoding NEAT domain-containing protein, whose protein sequence is MANKSTATKALLASLLATSAIVPAMAVSADTTTETKTTEAVTKKIDFTLEDTTKHLANYIKGPGNLLEMNGQQYIEVLTSDAVLAMITEATVDGKTIVVEHGGKKHIYIPVNEKFEPVTIQLKIAMGPNVMDSTAILTPNKDSITGGASSEKPAESTKPAEEKLFTAGKTFESVADGIYDVKWDAYKGEIGNYTAITGQLSPDAKLVVNEGKYSVEISTIAKSNHFIKNISVEGKEAKVLSGTANEGDVRVLSFDIDSISDLHSAKIDLDVAGRAMSHDFGFAIETADLDLPTAETKPAAPEAKTEPVYVYKDGTKELSIMHGRYLEETVSVTATEGGYDVDVTFPEGQWINDFKVEGATVALKSEEIVENNNVQVYTVSVKDLAKLYTATIDLSVNQGPVKYDSVHKVQLQFGDSQTATVPFKDIANNGNKDAIINLYNKGIFKAADKFNPDNNLKRYQFALMLNRALKLDVTAKANFSDIAKFDAETITAINALNGYGIINGKTATTFAPGQDITRKQAALMIYRLLEKNGYKASGEAANFSDMPKEVEASKAISELEKLGIISGYEGKFNPENKLIRSHMAKILNNTLTVIDGLKK, encoded by the coding sequence ATGGCAAACAAATCAACAGCAACTAAAGCATTATTAGCATCATTACTTGCTACATCAGCAATCGTACCTGCAATGGCAGTTTCTGCTGACACAACTACAGAAACAAAGACAACAGAAGCAGTAACAAAAAAGATTGATTTCACTTTGGAAGATACTACAAAACATTTGGCAAACTATATTAAAGGTCCGGGTAATTTACTGGAAATGAATGGTCAGCAATATATTGAAGTTTTAACAAGTGACGCAGTACTAGCAATGATTACTGAAGCCACTGTTGATGGGAAGACAATAGTAGTTGAACATGGTGGCAAAAAGCATATTTACATACCTGTTAATGAGAAGTTCGAACCAGTAACGATTCAATTGAAAATTGCAATGGGACCAAATGTAATGGATTCGACAGCAATTTTAACACCTAATAAAGATTCTATCACTGGTGGAGCAAGTTCAGAAAAACCAGCTGAATCAACAAAACCTGCTGAAGAAAAACTATTCACAGCTGGTAAAACATTTGAATCAGTTGCAGATGGTATTTATGATGTGAAATGGGATGCGTATAAGGGGGAAATAGGAAATTATACTGCGATTACTGGTCAGCTTTCCCCTGATGCAAAATTAGTAGTAAATGAAGGAAAGTATTCAGTAGAAATTTCTACAATTGCTAAATCAAATCATTTCATTAAAAATATTTCTGTTGAAGGTAAAGAGGCAAAAGTTTTATCGGGAACAGCAAATGAAGGCGATGTTCGTGTATTAAGTTTTGACATTGATTCAATTAGTGATTTACATTCGGCAAAAATCGATCTTGATGTTGCAGGTCGCGCGATGTCACATGACTTCGGCTTTGCTATCGAAACAGCTGACCTGGACTTACCAACGGCTGAAACAAAACCTGCTGCTCCGGAAGCAAAAACAGAACCAGTATATGTATATAAAGACGGAACAAAGGAATTATCAATCATGCATGGCCGTTACCTTGAAGAGACAGTTTCAGTTACTGCAACTGAAGGCGGCTATGATGTTGATGTAACATTCCCTGAAGGTCAATGGATCAATGACTTTAAAGTGGAAGGTGCTACAGTTGCATTAAAATCAGAAGAAATCGTAGAGAATAATAATGTACAAGTCTACACTGTTTCTGTTAAAGATCTTGCTAAACTTTACACAGCGACTATTGACCTTTCTGTAAACCAAGGTCCGGTTAAATACGACAGCGTTCATAAAGTACAATTACAATTCGGTGACAGCCAAACGGCTACTGTACCATTTAAAGATATCGCAAACAACGGCAATAAAGATGCGATTATTAACCTATACAATAAAGGGATTTTCAAAGCGGCAGACAAGTTCAACCCGGACAACAATTTGAAACGTTATCAATTCGCGCTAATGCTAAACCGTGCATTAAAACTGGATGTAACGGCAAAAGCGAACTTCTCTGATATCGCAAAATTCGATGCTGAAACAATAACTGCAATCAATGCATTAAACGGTTACGGCATTATCAACGGCAAAACAGCTACTACATTTGCACCTGGACAAGATATAACTCGTAAACAAGCGGCCTTAATGATTTACCGTCTATTAGAGAAAAACGGCTATAAAGCATCCGGTGAAGCAGCAAACTTCTCTGATATGCCAAAAGAAGTGGAAGCATCAAAAGCAATTTCTGAGTTAGAAAAATTAGGTATTATTTCTGGTTATGAAGGGAAATTCAATCCGGAAAACAAACTAATACGCTCTCATATGGCAAAAATCTTAAACAATACGTTAACAGTAATTGACGGTTTAAAGAAATAA
- a CDS encoding YhcN/YlaJ family sporulation lipoprotein yields MWKAFMALSLVLILAGCNDREKVATYAMTDNVQNQQEVEKLLKEDDAIEQANLLVIEDELFVAMQLKPLEKWNREKIEKDWKKKLEEKFSDSKVNVSADFKMFWESTKLMEEKDQKKMLKELHALKKLAKEET; encoded by the coding sequence ATGTGGAAAGCATTTATGGCATTGAGCTTAGTTTTAATTCTTGCAGGCTGCAATGACCGGGAGAAAGTTGCAACGTATGCGATGACAGACAATGTACAGAATCAGCAGGAAGTAGAAAAACTTTTAAAAGAAGATGATGCAATAGAACAGGCAAATCTTTTAGTAATTGAAGATGAATTATTTGTCGCAATGCAATTAAAACCTTTGGAAAAATGGAATCGAGAAAAAATTGAAAAAGATTGGAAGAAAAAATTAGAAGAGAAATTTTCCGATAGTAAAGTCAATGTTTCTGCAGATTTTAAAATGTTCTGGGAATCGACTAAATTAATGGAAGAAAAAGACCAGAAAAAAATGCTGAAAGAATTGCATGCGTTAAAAAAGCTAGCTAAGGAGGAAACGTAA
- a CDS encoding YjcG family protein has protein sequence MKYGIVAFPSKKLQDLANTYRKRYDPHYALITPHVTLKDAFDADEAEIGEISKHLQEVASRFAPLQIHASRISSFYPTTNAIYFRIEPTPQLESIQKSIQEKINLGAPKHVFMPHITIAQKMSASEHDDIYGQLRMVGVDEKDSIDRFHLLYQLEDGSWTTYETYKLTGAE, from the coding sequence TTGAAATACGGTATTGTTGCTTTTCCATCTAAAAAATTACAAGATTTAGCGAACACTTATCGCAAACGCTACGACCCGCATTATGCGTTAATCACACCTCATGTTACATTAAAAGACGCGTTTGACGCGGATGAAGCTGAAATTGGAGAAATCTCAAAACATTTGCAGGAAGTGGCATCAAGGTTTGCACCTTTACAAATTCACGCCTCTCGAATCAGTTCATTTTACCCGACGACGAATGCTATTTACTTCCGAATCGAACCAACGCCGCAGTTGGAGAGTATTCAAAAATCAATACAGGAAAAAATCAACTTGGGTGCGCCAAAGCATGTGTTTATGCCACACATTACAATTGCGCAAAAAATGAGCGCTTCCGAGCATGATGATATTTATGGTCAGTTGCGTATGGTTGGAGTAGATGAAAAAGATTCAATCGATCGTTTCCACTTGCTTTACCAATTGGAAGACGGCTCATGGACAACTTATGAAACATACAAATTGACTGGAGCTGAGTAA
- a CDS encoding CotY/CotZ family spore coat protein, translated as MGCGRGNNDVGGTGGHHPSRGCVCEVVRAILEIQNAAVQDECSRCTTNCFLEPLGGIVNPSRSNVDTRVFTLLNKDGSPFFATFTTAEGNACPCVSMYFRVEDVFDGCCATLRVLVPQDDKEHAVDLLNDHGTAIDFRQVCKVTQFEASDSCITVDLDCFCAVQCIDDVYLGICD; from the coding sequence ATGGGTTGTGGAAGAGGTAATAATGATGTAGGTGGAACTGGTGGACATCACCCATCACGTGGCTGTGTTTGTGAGGTTGTCCGTGCGATTTTAGAAATTCAAAATGCGGCAGTACAGGATGAATGCAGTCGCTGTACAACAAACTGTTTCTTAGAGCCACTGGGTGGAATTGTTAACCCATCACGTTCAAATGTCGACACACGTGTATTTACTTTATTAAACAAGGATGGATCTCCATTCTTTGCAACATTCACTACAGCAGAAGGCAATGCTTGTCCTTGTGTATCAATGTATTTCCGTGTTGAAGATGTATTTGATGGCTGCTGTGCAACATTACGTGTTCTTGTACCACAAGATGACAAAGAACATGCAGTTGATTTACTAAACGATCACGGAACAGCTATTGATTTCCGTCAAGTATGTAAAGTGACACAATTTGAGGCTTCAGATAGCTGTATCACAGTCGATTTAGATTGCTTCTGTGCTGTTCAATGTATCGATGATGTGTACCTTGGCATTTGTGATTAA
- a CDS encoding stage V sporulation protein AD produces the protein MVIVFQSKPSILSSGVVVGPLEKRSVFQTYFDKISTDERLQKDSNEKGNAVLISDACQTILKKSNLNNLDIDYLLGGDLVNQMTPTNFAARELAVSFIGLFSACATSVSSIVIASLLTELGASDFSIAGASSQHNSVERQFRYPVDYGGQKPATAQWTVTAAGFVLVGKHQPKLPYVEAATIGKVIDYGATDPFHMGGAMAPAAFDTIQAHLKKRSQTIQDYDVIMTGDLGKIGLKILIAMFAQSGVKKEDLSRFRDAGAEFYGEDTAFLAGASGAGCSAAVYSGYMMEQFKSGRYKRALLVATGALLSPLSFQQGESIPCTAHAIEIGMG, from the coding sequence GTGGTAATTGTTTTTCAGTCAAAGCCATCCATTCTTTCTTCAGGTGTTGTAGTAGGGCCTTTGGAAAAACGGAGTGTCTTTCAAACGTATTTTGACAAAATATCAACCGATGAACGGTTGCAAAAAGATTCAAATGAAAAAGGGAATGCCGTTCTCATTTCAGATGCATGTCAGACAATATTAAAAAAATCGAATTTAAATAATTTGGATATTGATTATTTACTGGGCGGAGACTTAGTTAATCAAATGACACCCACAAACTTTGCAGCACGGGAACTGGCTGTTTCGTTTATCGGTCTTTTTTCTGCCTGTGCAACATCTGTCTCTTCTATAGTTATTGCTTCTTTATTGACAGAACTGGGTGCCAGCGATTTTTCCATTGCAGGTGCTTCAAGCCAGCATAACTCGGTCGAACGCCAGTTTCGCTATCCGGTTGATTATGGAGGTCAAAAGCCTGCAACTGCTCAGTGGACTGTAACAGCAGCAGGATTTGTATTAGTTGGTAAGCATCAGCCGAAACTTCCATATGTAGAAGCCGCAACAATAGGAAAAGTAATTGATTACGGAGCGACAGATCCATTTCATATGGGTGGAGCAATGGCACCGGCAGCATTTGATACGATTCAGGCACATTTAAAAAAGCGTTCGCAAACAATACAGGATTACGATGTCATAATGACAGGTGATTTAGGGAAAATCGGATTGAAAATTTTAATTGCGATGTTTGCCCAAAGTGGTGTGAAAAAAGAAGATTTATCAAGATTCCGTGATGCCGGTGCAGAATTTTACGGTGAAGATACAGCATTTTTGGCAGGGGCGAGTGGTGCGGGTTGTTCTGCTGCAGTCTATAGCGGCTATATGATGGAACAATTTAAAAGTGGTCGTTACAAGCGCGCATTATTAGTAGCGACAGGAGCACTTTTATCGCCGCTTTCTTTTCAACAAGGTGAGTCAATTCCGTGCACAGCACATGCAATTGAAATCGGGATGGGGTGA
- a CDS encoding alpha/beta hydrolase has product MERGTVKDVAFFSNALNEELELLIYIPANYSPLYEYNILIASDGKDYFQLGGIPRLADELIDGYLIENTIIVGVPYKNYEDRKRKYTPAGDQFEAYMRFLAHELVPYLDDEFSTTQVGGGRALIGDSMAATISLMTAIHYPNIFGKAILQSPYVDELVLQAVKDAKNVDILSLYHIIGLQEDQVALKDGTVKDLLTPNRELHQLFVQHGIDTFYEEFNGNHTWTYWKPDLKRALIEIFG; this is encoded by the coding sequence ATGGAGAGAGGCACAGTAAAAGATGTTGCTTTTTTTAGCAATGCATTAAACGAGGAGCTGGAGTTATTAATTTATATTCCAGCAAATTATTCCCCATTATATGAATATAACATTTTAATCGCATCCGACGGTAAAGATTACTTTCAGCTAGGAGGCATTCCGCGCCTTGCGGATGAACTGATCGACGGCTACCTAATTGAAAACACAATTATAGTTGGTGTGCCATACAAAAATTATGAAGATCGAAAGCGAAAATATACACCAGCAGGGGATCAATTTGAAGCGTATATGCGGTTCTTGGCACATGAACTCGTACCTTATTTAGATGATGAATTTTCAACTACACAAGTTGGCGGTGGGCGTGCATTAATAGGTGATTCTATGGCTGCAACCATATCATTGATGACTGCAATCCATTATCCTAATATTTTCGGCAAAGCCATTCTACAATCACCTTATGTAGATGAGCTTGTATTGCAGGCTGTAAAGGATGCGAAAAACGTAGATATTCTTTCGTTGTACCATATTATCGGCCTACAGGAAGATCAAGTGGCATTAAAAGATGGGACCGTCAAAGATTTGTTAACACCGAACCGTGAGCTGCATCAACTTTTTGTTCAACATGGTATTGATACATTCTATGAAGAATTCAATGGTAATCATACATGGACTTATTGGAAACCTGATTTAAAACGGGCACTAATTGAAATTTTCGGATAA
- a CDS encoding thermonuclease family protein, translating into MKLKDVKTLITSGTIIIAVGLYLAFSEPKKDTEQTTSTEITEQNIEYKITTDIAMDKTGNQLIDVKYLNANDGDTFNVEMDGKKERVRLLMIDTPEMNYNKGEPMPYAEEAKERTVELLEQAESVQLLFDKGPETDNYDRLLAYAFVDGVSLHEVLLSEGLAAVRYVNKPNDTLEDELLEIQQLAEQDELNIWAHDNYLQRDGFHPEEVSK; encoded by the coding sequence ATGAAATTAAAAGATGTAAAAACGCTAATTACGAGTGGTACAATTATTATTGCAGTAGGTTTATACTTGGCATTTAGTGAACCTAAAAAAGATACAGAGCAAACAACATCCACTGAAATTACGGAACAGAATATCGAATACAAAATTACAACTGATATTGCGATGGACAAAACAGGCAATCAGCTAATCGACGTGAAATACTTGAATGCCAATGACGGCGATACATTCAATGTCGAAATGGATGGTAAAAAAGAACGTGTACGTCTTCTGATGATTGATACGCCAGAAATGAATTATAATAAAGGCGAACCAATGCCTTACGCAGAAGAGGCAAAGGAACGTACGGTTGAACTGCTGGAACAGGCGGAATCTGTTCAACTTTTATTCGATAAAGGCCCTGAGACCGATAATTATGACCGGTTATTGGCCTATGCTTTTGTAGATGGTGTAAGTTTGCATGAGGTTTTATTAAGTGAAGGTCTGGCAGCAGTACGTTATGTTAATAAACCGAACGATACACTGGAAGATGAGCTTTTGGAAATTCAGCAACTAGCTGAACAAGATGAGCTGAACATTTGGGCCCATGACAACTATTTACAGCGTGACGGTTTCCACCCGGAAGAAGTAAGCAAGTAA
- a CDS encoding phosphatidylglycerophosphatase A family protein has product MHNKNIRVHSDEVTKATYNALERRHVTIEDIAEIVFTMQSPYNEGLTIEHCIQSVVRVLNKREVQHAVLVGIELDELAEKRLLSAPLQAIIEADEGLFGVDETLALGSVFTYGSIAVTTFGHLDKQKIGIIEKLDTKAGESVNTFLDDLVGSIAACAASRLAHRMRDLEEEGGTFADIPPVELGPNPKSNTEI; this is encoded by the coding sequence ATGCATAATAAAAATATTCGTGTACATTCAGACGAAGTAACAAAAGCTACGTATAACGCGTTGGAACGTCGTCATGTAACAATTGAAGATATTGCTGAAATCGTGTTTACGATGCAATCACCATATAATGAAGGTTTAACAATCGAACACTGCATTCAATCGGTTGTTCGTGTATTAAATAAACGTGAAGTACAACATGCTGTGCTTGTCGGCATCGAACTTGACGAGCTGGCAGAGAAAAGGTTGCTGTCAGCACCACTTCAAGCAATTATTGAGGCGGATGAAGGGTTGTTTGGTGTCGATGAAACATTGGCATTAGGGTCGGTATTTACGTATGGAAGTATTGCTGTAACAACTTTCGGTCATTTGGATAAACAAAAAATCGGAATCATTGAAAAGCTGGATACAAAAGCAGGTGAATCGGTCAATACATTTTTAGACGATCTAGTCGGGAGCATCGCTGCATGTGCGGCTTCACGTCTGGCACACCGTATGCGCGATTTAGAAGAAGAAGGCGGTACATTCGCAGATATTCCACCAGTAGAATTAGGACCAAATCCTAAGTCAAATACGGAGATTTAG
- the spoVAC gene encoding stage V sporulation protein AC translates to MKEQQYTTLKDQITPKTPLAINCLKAFAVGGVICCVGQAISFFYMMFFDFTEKTVGNPTVATMVFIAMLLTGFGQYRKLGQFAGAGSAVPVTGFGNAVVSAAIEGKSEGLVLGVGSNMFKLAGSVILFGVVSAFFVTLIKLILVSVGVAAW, encoded by the coding sequence TTGAAAGAGCAACAATATACTACGTTAAAAGATCAAATTACACCTAAAACGCCTCTTGCCATCAATTGTTTAAAAGCATTTGCTGTTGGCGGTGTTATTTGTTGTGTAGGACAAGCAATTTCCTTTTTTTATATGATGTTTTTTGATTTTACGGAGAAAACTGTGGGTAACCCAACAGTGGCAACAATGGTGTTTATCGCCATGCTTCTGACAGGGTTCGGACAATATCGTAAACTAGGCCAATTTGCGGGAGCTGGAAGTGCAGTTCCGGTAACGGGGTTCGGTAATGCTGTTGTTTCTGCAGCAATTGAAGGGAAATCGGAAGGCCTTGTATTAGGTGTCGGCAGTAACATGTTCAAGCTTGCCGGCTCGGTTATTTTATTTGGAGTAGTCTCGGCCTTTTTTGTAACCTTGATTAAATTAATACTAGTATCGGTAGGTGTCGCGGCGTGGTAA
- a CDS encoding YjcZ family sporulation protein has protein sequence MSGYGWQQQGWQHGGCDYGCSPGYGGNNSMTFVLIVVLFILLIIVGSAFI, from the coding sequence ATGTCTGGATATGGTTGGCAGCAGCAAGGTTGGCAACATGGTGGTTGTGATTATGGCTGTTCCCCAGGCTATGGCGGTAATAACAGTATGACATTCGTATTGATCGTTGTACTCTTTATTTTACTTATTATCGTTGGTAGCGCATTTATTTAA
- a CDS encoding NEAT domain-containing protein, with protein sequence MKKGFFIFFATLILVAFTLPNNSSAAIADGTYDVSYQVNKPGSNSASMANDYFLKPAKLIVNNGKMTMQLTIKNSSWVTQFNPPGGAKIIGSNEAADQRTVQFAISNANIVTIPMKIDIDDIDYHHSYSVDFVFNSGGLPEAKVEEPKETVKQEPAKTAPAPKETPTKSSGSNTSSNTTAPSAEKQNKDSSEQQATTATTVTTKTDDSTKTDEEVVTETKQAEDSEVVENPETSDELPLMAIILFIVAAVVFIRTKKTKTI encoded by the coding sequence GTGAAAAAAGGTTTCTTCATATTTTTTGCTACTCTAATTTTGGTAGCGTTTACTTTACCAAATAATTCATCTGCAGCGATTGCTGATGGTACATATGATGTAAGTTATCAAGTAAATAAACCCGGCAGCAATTCGGCTTCTATGGCAAATGACTATTTTTTAAAGCCTGCCAAGCTAATTGTAAATAACGGAAAAATGACAATGCAGCTTACGATTAAAAACAGTAGCTGGGTTACACAGTTTAATCCTCCAGGTGGGGCGAAAATAATCGGCTCAAATGAGGCTGCAGACCAGCGCACAGTGCAATTTGCTATATCCAATGCAAATATAGTGACAATACCGATGAAAATCGACATTGATGATATTGATTACCATCACAGCTATAGTGTAGATTTTGTATTTAACAGCGGAGGGTTACCTGAAGCGAAGGTGGAGGAACCTAAAGAAACAGTAAAGCAGGAACCGGCAAAAACAGCTCCGGCACCAAAAGAAACACCGACAAAGTCGTCAGGAAGTAATACTTCTTCAAATACAACAGCACCATCAGCTGAAAAGCAAAATAAAGATTCATCCGAACAGCAAGCAACAACAGCAACAACAGTAACCACAAAGACAGATGATTCCACAAAGACAGATGAAGAAGTTGTAACTGAAACGAAGCAAGCTGAAGATTCTGAGGTAGTAGAAAATCCGGAGACGAGCGATGAATTGCCGTTAATGGCGATCATATTATTCATCGTAGCAGCAGTTGTATTCATTCGTACAAAGAAAACAAAAACTATATAG
- the spoVAE gene encoding stage V sporulation protein AE, protein MITIGFTFLVAFVVGGLICVIGQLLMDVGKLTPGHTLSILVVVGAILDGLNLYEAFINFAGAGATIPITSFGNSLTHGAMAEAEKHGWIGLLTGMFEVTSSGISAAILFGFIAALIFKPKGKVD, encoded by the coding sequence GTGATTACAATCGGCTTTACATTTTTAGTGGCATTTGTCGTTGGTGGATTGATTTGTGTAATTGGTCAGTTATTAATGGATGTAGGAAAGCTGACACCTGGTCATACTTTATCCATTTTAGTTGTAGTAGGAGCAATTTTAGATGGACTTAATTTATATGAAGCTTTCATAAATTTTGCCGGTGCCGGTGCGACAATTCCGATTACTTCGTTTGGGAATTCACTGACGCATGGAGCGATGGCTGAAGCTGAAAAACACGGTTGGATTGGCCTGTTGACAGGTATGTTCGAGGTGACGAGCTCTGGAATTAGCGCTGCGATATTATTTGGATTTATCGCGGCATTAATATTTAAGCCTAAAGGAAAAGTAGATTAG
- a CDS encoding stage VI sporulation protein F, whose protein sequence is MDRSFFKKVERKTGVDFDEIMTLANALTYADFSDEKQVRKIVKKVSRLANKPITSELEDKIVQSIIQDGKSLDFSKIEKMMR, encoded by the coding sequence ATGGATCGTTCGTTTTTTAAAAAAGTGGAGCGCAAAACCGGCGTTGATTTCGATGAAATTATGACGCTTGCAAATGCATTGACGTATGCAGATTTCTCGGATGAAAAACAAGTTCGGAAAATCGTGAAAAAAGTGAGCCGTCTTGCAAATAAACCGATTACGAGTGAACTTGAAGACAAAATTGTGCAGTCAATCATTCAAGACGGTAAATCTTTGGATTTTTCAAAAATCGAGAAAATGATGAGGTAA
- the aroQ gene encoding type II 3-dehydroquinate dehydratase gives MTKILMLHGVNHNMFGKRDPEHYGTITLEEINQTIQELANELKVEVETFQTNHEGEFIEKIHEAFLSGVDGIVLNAGAWTHYSYAIRDALDIFTGPTVEIHMSNIHARESFREKSVFADIVTGQISGFGKESYLLGIRAAVQAIKNNH, from the coding sequence ATGACAAAAATTTTAATGTTGCATGGTGTTAACCACAACATGTTCGGGAAACGTGATCCTGAACATTATGGAACGATAACTTTGGAGGAAATCAATCAAACCATTCAGGAACTGGCGAATGAACTGAAAGTAGAAGTGGAAACCTTCCAGACGAACCATGAAGGTGAGTTTATAGAGAAAATCCATGAAGCATTCCTTTCCGGCGTTGACGGAATTGTCCTGAATGCTGGTGCTTGGACTCACTACAGTTATGCAATTCGGGATGCATTGGATATTTTTACTGGTCCGACCGTGGAAATACATATGTCCAATATCCATGCACGTGAAAGCTTCCGTGAAAAATCTGTGTTTGCGGATATTGTGACAGGTCAAATATCAGGTTTTGGCAAAGAAAGCTATTTGCTGGGTATTCGTGCAGCAGTGCAGGCAATAAAAAATAATCATTGA
- the isdE gene encoding heme ABC transporter substrate-binding protein IsdE: protein MKKWLIGLALSMAVLAGCGNSEQKAESTIAVDNTATEQASAVEEEHRIIAGTVVIAQILDRLNLDAVAIPDTVKDLPARFDDLPNIGNAMNPDAEIIKSLNPTEVLSVSTLEYDLKDKFEQLRIPVDFVDLTSIEAMMGEITALGERYNRVDEAKALNDELQTEIDAVEVAATNEEKPRVLILLGVPGSYLVATENSYAGDLVRLAGGENVMAGQDAEYLPSNTEHLYSSNPDIILRLSHGMPAEVIEMFDEEFAKNDVWKHFNAVKNGQVYDLEEELFGTTAALNVPEALNQLVEIFYP from the coding sequence ATGAAAAAGTGGTTAATCGGTCTCGCACTGAGTATGGCAGTACTTGCGGGATGCGGAAATAGTGAACAAAAAGCGGAGTCAACCATCGCCGTTGACAATACTGCAACAGAACAGGCCTCAGCAGTGGAAGAGGAGCATCGCATTATCGCGGGAACGGTTGTCATTGCACAAATTTTGGATCGGCTGAATCTTGATGCGGTCGCAATTCCGGATACGGTGAAAGATTTACCGGCGCGTTTTGACGATCTTCCGAATATCGGAAATGCGATGAATCCGGATGCGGAAATCATCAAATCACTCAATCCAACTGAAGTGCTTTCCGTATCCACATTGGAATACGATTTAAAGGATAAATTTGAGCAATTGAGAATTCCTGTTGATTTTGTTGATTTAACAAGTATTGAAGCGATGATGGGTGAAATTACAGCACTTGGTGAACGCTACAATCGTGTCGATGAGGCAAAGGCTTTAAATGATGAGCTACAGACTGAAATTGATGCGGTAGAGGTTGCAGCAACTAATGAAGAAAAGCCGCGCGTACTCATTTTACTAGGTGTACCAGGCAGTTATTTAGTGGCGACCGAAAATTCATATGCAGGTGATTTAGTACGACTTGCAGGCGGGGAGAACGTCATGGCTGGCCAGGATGCAGAATACTTGCCATCGAATACAGAGCATCTATATTCATCGAATCCTGATATTATTTTACGTTTATCGCACGGTATGCCGGCTGAAGTTATTGAAATGTTTGACGAGGAATTTGCCAAAAATGATGTGTGGAAACATTTTAATGCTGTGAAAAATGGACAAGTATATGATTTAGAGGAAGAACTATTTGGTACGACAGCAGCATTGAATGTACCGGAAGCACTCAATCAGTTAGTAGAAATATTTTATCCATAA
- a CDS encoding GNAT family N-acetyltransferase yields the protein MFEVKLVTTDEDRERAFALRKEVFVKEQGVPLSLEIDDYDETAVHFLVNEGENSIATARLRVVEPKVGKVERVCVLNNYRGKRLGALIMEAVEQYAKNATFEKLKLNAQSYAIPFYEKLDYIVTSPEFMDAGIPHRAMEKKI from the coding sequence GTGTTTGAAGTAAAACTAGTTACAACCGACGAAGACCGCGAACGTGCATTTGCACTACGGAAAGAGGTGTTCGTCAAAGAACAAGGGGTTCCATTAAGTCTGGAAATAGATGACTACGATGAGACGGCCGTTCATTTTTTAGTAAATGAAGGTGAAAATTCAATTGCTACAGCACGTCTTCGGGTAGTTGAACCGAAAGTCGGAAAAGTGGAGCGCGTTTGTGTATTGAATAACTATCGTGGTAAAAGACTTGGCGCATTAATTATGGAAGCTGTTGAACAATACGCAAAAAATGCAACGTTTGAAAAGCTTAAATTGAATGCCCAAAGCTATGCAATACCTTTCTATGAGAAGCTGGACTATATTGTCACTTCCCCGGAATTTATGGATGCCGGCATTCCACATCGCGCTATGGAGAAGAAAATTTAA